AACAGTTGTAGAAACATATCATTGTTGTGAGTCGATGTAAGAaggcagaaaaaaaaagataggaGATAACTCATATACATTTTACATCCACAAATTTCATTTaagaaatatgatataaagtattagaaggtaatatttgaaacattcagagttgaaaataaaactgtaaattcagaaactatTACTTATAATGCAACTCAGCAATAATCCTATGAATTAAAACGTGCATTCTGAATTTCTTGATGAATTTCTATAcatacaagtatatatatactagtatctGTTTGCAGATATTTCATGATATCACAATCTCAAATTTTTGTCCATTAATAAAAAATcccaaaaataaatacaaatgaatttaattCAGTAAATGTAATAAATCGATGtaactaaataaaacaaattacaaagcctttgatttcttaaataaaacaaattcatttcCTAGTATcttatttatacaattttaaacacAAACCTGTTATGATACTATATATCTAGATTTATTCTTCCTCAAAGTGCTGAAATCAAGAACACCAATTATTTACAAAGATTTGAATCTGAACTTGCCAtataatctgtttattttttaaaaattaataaccATAATATAGATCATATAATTATTAATAactggtctttttttttaaaataaaatatgttgataaaaattgtGCTTCTTTGATTTCCCAAAACATTGACTTTTATGTACATAACttttattgattataatttaaagaatCCAAGGaaatgttacttttaaaaatacaaataaggtCAACATCTCAAcacttttgtaaatatatataaacaaggtGAGACAACTCCAACTGCTTTTACCTAACACTTACTGCTCTTGATTTTATGATTTGGAAATCTGTCCAATCATTTTGATTCTCTTGGAAACCCACTCTCTTTCTTCTTCCATGTCATGTTTCTCATAGAATTTCAATAGTTTGTTATATCTTATAAGAGTATCAAAGCCAACTAATTTCTGAAGTTTGTGTAGATCTACAGGACAAAGGTGCATAGGCTGACGAAAATCTTCTGAAAGATGACCCGACCCATTCATGcaacaatcataaaatatacaatgatcAATGCCTAAAAGATGATTAATTTCATGAACCAAAAGTTTACAACTCCTTTGAAACATAATCTTTCCAACGTTTTCTTGCGtctgttttttgtccatggttACATCAAACCAATCAGCTTGTGAAAATGAAAGGGTTGGATTGTAACGATAAAAGCTGAAAATAGCCACACGATGATTTCCAGCAGCCATTCCTGCCACAAAGAGATCAGTATcatcacaaaacaaatcactCATAGTCAACCCAATAAAACAAAGTGCATCATCAGGAATCTTGAGATGAAGCATTTTTAGTAAATCTTTAACACCCAACTGATATTGAGTGCCTTTAAATCTACTTTCTAATGTGCGTTGTTTTGTTCTTGAACTACTTCTTCTTGTGTCGCTTTTCAACTGACTTGTCTCTGATGGATGTTCTACCCATAATGCTTTTCTCTCTTTACTTTTCACTTCAAGATCCACACCAGGCAGTGTAGAAACAGGAATTCCTAAATAGATCTCAGCAAACTTGGCGAGCTCATCAAAATAGAAGTAATGATGGCCATCAAATTCTCCCACAggtacaatataaattttaccatcTGGATATTTCTCCAGTATGTTGGTCCCTCCAGGAACAAACCTCTGTTTCACACTCTTTCTCTTCCTAGATGATATCCATGGACATTCCTGTAgaaattgtttgtatgtttgtcctTCCTCATTGTATTGTGCTAACCAGTCATCTATAGTTGTAGGTTTTGGAACTGACTTGAAGAATTCAAAATTCTCATGTTTTGATGCATGATATTCTAGTGGGACTCCACCATCAAAGCCAATAGCCTTAAgttgtttatctttgtttgGAGGTCGAAATCCTGATGCATATGGTACATATTTACTGTTCacctttgttttctttattttaggcATCTTCAGTTTCTGGAATTGAAATGGGAGAAATTTcttatgtttaatgttttacagAAATAtggcatttcaaaatatatgcattacataatttacatcattttacatgtatatccaTTGGTAAAATCTGGTTTgtcataaccatgataacactTTTCAGtagcggatccagaacttttcctaattAAGGAGGGGCCTGCTGACTGTCCTATAAAAAACATAAGGGGGGCCattccagtcatgcttcagtgattccctatataatcaaccaaatttttaccacaaaaaggggggggggggcctggCCCCTCAGTGTCACCCGCCCTGGATCAGCCTATGATTTTCTAAAGTTTACCTTTTCAGTGCTACTAAAATGTAAACCAGAATAagattgagttatctcccatgtaATGTTGTTAAAACACTGATGCATCTTTTACCTAAATCTTCTCCAGtcttgttgaaaaaatataagaacTTCCAATTATTTACTTCACATGGATGAGATaggtttgatataaaaaaaactttttctatGTTCTTATTATTTGAAATCTTTAGTTCGAACTAACACTAAAGTTCTCTCTATCACTAACAGTATCATTTGCAATGCTATATTTGACACAAAAGATGGTATACTGCTATTTCTTtcagaatagaaaaaaaagagtgttaattctctcttattattttatcaaactAAAACAATGTCAATGAAAGTGATTATAATGGAGAATAGAACTGTCAAGAACTCaaggttttaaattatttctattGGTGCATTTCTTATAAAGTCAATACGTCTGGATATCCATTCAGCCTCATCTTTCATACCATGATGCTGATAAAATTTGAGGAGATTTTCATATCttgttaaaacattaaatcCCACAAGTGTTTGCAGTTTATGTAAGTCCACTGGACAAAGATGCATAGGCTGACGAAAATCTTCTGCTAAATGTCCTGAACCATTCATACAACTGTCATGGTGTGTTATTTGGCTTAAATTTGTGTTAGTgttattttggataaaaaaatgttttaatttatgaaagaaaatttaatgtttgtattttgtaaaagttttaattaatctgtttaattaattttacctATGCTGTGGCATTAGTACTTGAAATGTCACAGTTTGCTCAAAGCACTTAATTTTGAAAGACTAATTGTAATTAGCATATGTCACTTGGAAAGTTTACGTTTTTTTATCAAAGCTGTAATCAAAACATTATAGGATTAGGCTTTGTTAATTAAtgtctattttttgttaatgaGAGTAATATCTACATGTCGAGtcatattgatttatatttggttttaatataaatagcGAAGTGAAATTTAGGAAAATCAGTCACCTTTCGGAAACCAAACCTTTCACTTCTTAAGTCTATTATACTGGTACTGTAGGACTGTCGATCAGTCCACCAGTTGACTTTGTAGTGtttagacaaaaatgtattttttgactcacattttatttttgagaatttttaagaTCTTAGTCAGTGTTTCAGAAGCGTAACCTCACACTACTCACGTCATTATACTGGCCCTATAAGACTGTCTACCAGTCTACCAGTTGACTGTGTAgtgtgagacaaaatttatCTCTGACTCataatttaactttggaaaTACTTTTGagaatcttttattttaagactttacattttgaatttgagattaagtatattttatgatttagtAATTTTGGCATTTAGTTTATATCTTACGTTTTAAggagaaatagttttactttggatttgatatttagatttgatactttgtactttaattagattattattattatttggaattgtttactaattgatttgttatcatcattcgtttaaattgttacagtaattaaattatgaaaacctTCCTTGCCTTTTAGCTATGCCTATCAGAACATTAAGTCTAGCGATAGACTGACCCCCTGTCCCTTGGTTCCAGCACAAACGAGTTAGCTCCCCCTTATCTAACAGTGCTCTGGAGGAACCTTGGTGACAGATATGGTGGAGGACCCGGGCATGATTCAAATTAGATTCTGAAACTGCATAGCTAGAATGTAGGTTGGcaaaattcattcaaaattatttaaaacttaaaaatttcaaaattgagacAACAGCAGGAGAGACTATGAGAGGAAGAGAGAACCAGTAGCAGGAGAGACAAGTTGCAGATTAAACAACACATAACTAAAAGATAAGTACATTTTGCCTATTATAATACACTTTAATAACTTTTAAGTGAAAAGTATAGATGTATGTTGATTCTTGGTGTGAATCtgttaactttatatatatatatttgtttgtgcaAAAACTTTACAGGAgttaaaattcagttcaggAGAAACTGTACTTGTGCAAATAATTTTATACGATCTGGAAATTTGACTCATAgtagagagaatttaacatttagTTCAGGAGAGATTTTATTTGCGTAATTAATAGAATATGATGAGTAACTTAAGGTAGAGAATAGAACataaacaataaactgacaaaaataCTTTAAGTTTCAGTTTGGTAATTGGAATAGAAATATCATCATGGGTAGAAAAAGGATTTCAAAAGGATGGTGCTGCCAAAAAGACAGATGTGCCAGGCTATCCAGTGTAATACCAGGAACAGCGGGTTTCCAGTTTACTACAATCGTGGAGAGGAGCTTTGTGTAGATTGGACTGGAGAATCATAGAGTGAGCTGTTTATTTGACAGTAGACCATCTTGGAGCTGTATCGGTCGACGTCAGTTGCGTCATCTAGGCGCCACTGCAGCAGTGCACGGATCAACGAGCAAGGATGCAATAGGTGTCCTTCGACAGGTGTTTGCAATAATCGGAGAAAAAGTGCTTTAACTTTTGGACATCTTACcagaaattaataattttgaacaTTACTTGCTAGAGCTTATTTATAGGATTGAACTTTTGTGAAACAACAAAGCAAAAACAGTTTACAAGAACAGAACTTTGACATTACCAACTCAGATCATTTAGAAATTTGTGAATATCATGATGGTGCTTATTATGTAATACCATAGCAACCTTCCAAGACAGCAGGATTTAGAAAAACAATCAGtttctatctttatttttttgtggttcTAGGAATTAGTAGGAGTGCACGCCTGTTGGTTCTTTTCACTACAtcaatttgaattttggattactagaatgttattttatttttcatctgtTAAACACATGGAATATAAGTTGCTGGGAGCTAGCAAGTTGAAATACATAGTTGTTAATTgctatatattataagtatatattttggCGCCAGgttatatatagtttattgGAGTGTATAAAGACTATTTTTAAGATGTTAATATGTGaatgtatatatcatgtttgGGGACAAACATATTGGAGTAGGGGGGAATATGTCATGGTGTGTTATTTGGCTTAAATTTGTGTTAGTgttattttggataaaaaaatgttttaatttatgaaagaaaatttaatgtttgtattttgtaaaagttttaattaatctgtttaattaattttacctATGCTGTGGCATTAGTACTTGAAATGTCACAGTTTGCTCAAAGCACTTAATTTTGAAAGACTAATTGTAATTAGCATATGTCACTTGGAAAGTTTACGTTTTTTTATCAAAGCTGTAATCAAAACATTATAGGATTAGGCTTTGTTAATTAAtgtctattttttgttaatgaGAGTAATATCTACATGTCGAGtcatattgatttatatttggttttaatataaatagcGAAGTGAAATTTAGGAAAATCAGTCACCTTTCGGAAACCAAACCTTTCACTTCTTAAGTCTATTATACTGGTACTGTAGGACTGTCGATCAGTCCACCAGTTGACTTTGTAGTGtttagacaaaaatgtattttttgactcacattttatttttgagaatttttaagaTCTTAGTCAGTGTTTCAGAAGCGTAACCTCACACTACTCACGTCATTATACTGGCCCTATAAGACTGTCTACCAGTCTACCAGTTGACTGTGTAgtgtgagacaaaatttatCTCTGACTCataatttaactttggaaaTACTTTTGagaatcttttattttaagactttacattttgaatttgagattaagtatattttatgatttagtAATTTTGGCATTTAGTTTATATCTTACGTTTTAAggagaaatagttttactttggatttgatatttagatttgatactttgtactttaattagattattattattatttggaattgtttactaattgatttgttatcatcattcgtttaaattgttacagtaattaaattatgaaaacctTCCTTGCCTTTTAGCTATGCCTATCAGAACATTAAGTCTAGCGATAGACTGACCCCCTGTCCCTTGGTTCCAGCACAAACGAGTTAGCTCCCCCTTATCTAACAGTGCTCTGGAGGAACCTTGGTGACACAACACTCAAAGAATATACAATGTCCTATACCCAATAAGTGCCCTATCTCATGCACAAGTAATTTACAACTTCTTTGGAATGTTAGCTTCTGAATATGTTCCTGAGACATACGCTGATTTCTACGAATATTATACCAATCAGCATTGGAAAAAGTGAGTGACGGATCATAACGGAAGAAACTGAATACTGCCACATGATCTCCACCAGCAGCCCAACCAGCAACAAATAAGTCTGATTGTTCTCTGTATAAATCACTCATTGTTAATCCTATCACTGACAAGGCATCTTTGGGAATGTTTTGACGGAGCATATATAACAAACTGGCTATTCCTATCTGGTGATGTTTGCCATAGAATCTACTTTCCAAAGCCATTTTGTTAGGAGATATTGATCTCTCACCATTAGATGAGCTTTCTGAAACACTGTTTGTCCAATAAACTTTTTTATCTGTGAAATTCACATCAATATCAATTCCATTTAGAATAACAACAGTTATTCCTAAATATATTTCAGCAAACTTTGCTAGTTCATTGAAGTGGACAAAGCCTTTGCCACTAAACTTCCCAATCggtaaaagatatattttccCGTCAGGATATTTGTCACCTAGATTAGTACCAGTTGGAACAAACTTTTGATTAATACCACTGACTGGACTTGGTGATAACCATGAGCATGTCGATAAATAATCAGCATAGGTCTGACCAGGATCTACATACTGTGCTAACCAATCATCAATACTTGTTGGTGTTGGGATTggattgaaaaatataaaatctttatCAGGCTGAAAATTATATTCAGGTGGTATAATACCATCATACCCCACAGCTTCAATTTGTTCTCCATTGGAAGGAGGAATATAGCCAGAGGCATAAGGTATATACTTCACAGTTTTAGTCCTCTTTGTTCTTACTTTTGGCATATCTATTGACTTCAGATATCCATATATAAGCCActacaaacaaaatttatcaaattagaAATCCGACcataacaacattttttatgattgacataaacttttatataaactaaGTGTTCCAAAGAGCCTAATTTACTCACCTAGTGAAACAtttcaatttgataaattttttcCCTCTATTGAAATCATGTATGCTTGTTCATTtgtagaaattattttttataggtGGTATTCTTGATTGTAcaagtgtacatgtattgtattgataatcatttttactgtttatcCCCTTGAataaactagatatcattgagatggaagccatctctgtgggccccgctgtcaataacgtggggtaaataagttgtatggataatctgatatgaagcattatttgaagttattacatagtctcatgtgtgatttcaatctaagattttaagttaaaactgataaatattctcatcttactttcatagtataatagtgatatgactgcatgatgtgaactaattgttgactactctaaggtgacttctggatatatggattgatgtttgaacaatatgtttaaaggtgctgcccaattgatatttgtcacatatttttagaattatgcatcaatatattatgacccaccaagtataaagtatgaaatattaacagTTCTCGAGAGGTaaagcggacacaatttgttaagaacaacgaacggatggacagaccgacagactgaccttagacctaggatgcatacattatgacacattctctggtgttggtttatatatatgttaagttgaaaatgtttgtcaggtataaagtatgaaataataacagctgtcctctcaaaatatagtgtggatcaaatttgttagcgatggacagaccaacagacagacagacctttgacctaggaagtggtacatacatcatgacacaccctctggtgttggttaaaatggatgtcaagtataatatttgaaatcataatggttctcaagatatagagcggacacaatcttcaccacaggacacaggattgtcaactgaaaccaaagtatttttgacgttgacctttgacctaggaagttttacatacatcatgacacgccctctggtggttgttaaaatggatgtcaagtataaactttgaaatcataatggttatctagatatggagcggacacgatcttcaccacaggacagggggttgtcaactaaaatcaaagtttttgaccttgacctttgacctagaaagttgtacatacaacatgacacaccctctggtgttggttgataatcatgttaagtattaagtatgaaatcataatggttctctagatatggagcggacacgaaagtaatacggacggacggacggacggacggacggacggacagacagactgatcactatagggcgatcCGACTTTTAGTCGGGGCCCTAATTAATACGGGTGTATCTGAAAAGAACCGCAGAGATGGAACACTGAACAGAATGGATACTTCATTTAAGCTTGATATACAGCTCTTAATTTTGGTTGTgttcaaatatttgaaacatcataggtttctgaaacaaaataaatgtggtaaaaaatatgaaaaagatgaAATTACTAGACTTTTACCTATCCTGGCCAAATTTCCTATTAAAAGCAAAATACACGAATTGCTCCAGCATATCAAGAAATccattaatttattattttttttaatttaaattttttttaagaccCTTAGACGCgtattacatgtacatcaatGTGGAagaattttataacttttaataaagatgcaaaaaaaaatccaaaatataaatacattgttagcttcagcatatcaaagaaccccaataattcattttttgatgaaatcaaacaaagtttaattttggacccttttggtcCCCTATTCCTAAACTGTAGGGAGtagggaccaaaactcccaaaatcagtCCCAAACTTTCTTGTAAGGTCATAAATCTTGTGTTTAAatatcattgatttctatttacttatactaaagttatagtgcaaaaaccaaatgtcttcagaCGACGACAACAACGACAACCCCAACGTCATATCAATATACCACcaaaattttttcaatttttgtggtcatataaaaataaatggggaatgtgtccaaaaggacacagatgatgcccccgctacaatataatgttataaagggacataactcaagaactgtaaaagtgaagctgccaaaagtgaacttaaactgagtttagaggtaataagcattatatagacatttcattaaatttagttgagacaaagTTAAGTTAAGGGAACAGTAACTaaaaaattcttcaattttCTGATTGTTAAGGGGAATAACCCTAGAATGGTAATTAAAGTGCTTataatcactgaatggtaaagattgctttaatttatcagttggtagtagaGAGAATATTGCATTGTACTTGATCTATAACATGTCATGGTGTAAACTACATAAAATAGCAAACAAACCTAACAATTCGACATTGACAATTCTTCAATCAACTTACTAAGGAAAAGGGAAAAAGTCCAAAATGtcatttatctttatataatttaattttggatgtgacacatcttctgattggctgacgttattttgttatgagcccatagacataatttagtcatgtgatcCTGACATCaagttttttcatggttttctatggtttaaaatggaatttagaattaaattataagaagggactgtaatattttttctgtgtattcgaaataacataaaccagatgctccgcagggtgcagctttatacgaccccagaggttgaaccctgaacggttggggcaagtatggacacaccATTCAAGCTaaattcagctctaaatttggattgtgattaaatagttgacacagcatatgTTTCTGACACAGTGTGAATTTGGtctaataaacttaaaatttttgttttgcctttgagcaattcactatactgttgaatattaatcctctcaaaataatttttgaagaaattttcttttatttatgaaatttcaaatgaaaaaatttaccccccctttttttcacatccctctttcctttattccaaaactgatctcaattcaaacttataatggagtttgcaacaataattactcatttaaatacatcatcaaatatttaaatgtaaaaaagtgcttgttatcacttaa
Above is a window of Mytilus trossulus isolate FHL-02 chromosome 4, PNRI_Mtr1.1.1.hap1, whole genome shotgun sequence DNA encoding:
- the LOC134714610 gene encoding archaemetzincin-2-like — its product is MPKIKKTKVNSKYVPYASGFRPPNKDKQLKAIGFDGGVPLEYHASKHENFEFFKSVPKPTTIDDWLAQYNEEGQTYKQFLQECPWISSRKRKSVKQRFVPGGTNILEKYPDGKIYIVPVGEFDGHHYFYFDELAKFAEIYLGIPVSTLPGVDLEVKSKERKALWVEHPSETSQLKSDTRRSSSRTKQRTLESRFKGTQYQLGVKDLLKMLHLKIPDDALCFIGLTMSDLFCDDTDLFVAGMAAGNHRVAIFSFYRYNPTLSFSQADWFDVTMDKKQTQENVGKIMFQRSCKLLVHEINHLLGIDHCIFYDCCMNGSGHLSEDFRQPMHLCPVDLHKLQKLVGFDTLIRYNKLLKFYEKHDMEEEREWVSKRIKMIGQISKS
- the LOC134714611 gene encoding archaemetzincin-2-like, which translates into the protein MPKVRTKRTKTVKYIPYASGYIPPSNGEQIEAVGYDGIIPPEYNFQPDKDFIFFNPIPTPTSIDDWLAQYVDPGQTYADYLSTCSWLSPSPVSGINQKFVPTGTNLGDKYPDGKIYLLPIGKFSGKGFVHFNELAKFAEIYLGITVVILNGIDIDVNFTDKKVYWTNSVSESSSNGERSISPNKMALESRFYGKHHQIGIASLLYMLRQNIPKDALSVIGLTMSDLYREQSDLFVAGWAAGGDHVAVFSFFRYDPSLTFSNADWYNIRRNQRMSQEHIQKLTFQRSCKLLVHEIGHLLGIGHCIFFDCCMNGSGHLAEDFRQPMHLCPVDLHKLQTLVGFNVLTRYENLLKFYQHHGMKDEAEWISRRIDFIRNAPIEII